In one window of Helianthus annuus cultivar XRQ/B chromosome 17, HanXRQr2.0-SUNRISE, whole genome shotgun sequence DNA:
- the LOC110925301 gene encoding uncharacterized protein LOC110925301 produces the protein MVDANNDIIVLQSSGLFDDVINGVAPNTSFYANDVEYKYGYYLVEGIYPEWATLVKTLSCPDDEKRLYYKKKQESARKDVERAFGVLKKRWSVIAQPLRILEKSKIRNVIRAGPMVLY, from the exons ATGGTCGATGCGAACAATGATATCATTGTTTTACAATCTTCGGGTCTTTTCGACGATGTCATAAATGGTGTTGCACCAAATACTTCATTCTATGCAAACGACGTAGAGTATAAGTATGGGTACTATCTTGTCGAAGGTATTTATCCGGAGTGGGCGACGTTGGTGAAAACTCTTTCGTGTCCAGATGATGAGAAAAGATTGTATTACAAGAAGAAACAAGAGTCGGCAAGAAAAGACGTCGAACGAGCTTTTGGTGTATTAAAAAAGAGATGGTCTGTCATTGCCCAGCCATTGAGGATACTTGAAAAGAGTAAAATAAGAAACGTCATCAGGGCCGGCCCAATG gTGTTGTACTAA